One window of Athalia rosae chromosome 2, iyAthRosa1.1, whole genome shotgun sequence genomic DNA carries:
- the LOC105684635 gene encoding protein bark beetle isoform X5, with translation MFVSHVLVIFACLCSARNLRAQQFSDSTDPTIYYTEPQNNDNNRVTADYGISGFTELPGGRITRGERLLEKSRSPYIVREDLFVERDGSLVIEAGVEIRFAPMIGITVRGVINAQGAPEHPIVLTTAEEPSSRPEPRSIRLVDGPSPLEGRLQLLHQGEWRSVCTNSRNWTRADLETACRELGLQGGRWRGWLDRQWPARPRLLYEQPGCRGTESSLQSCDLWSYRQLGAGVCDYHPDLAISCLPRHDGGTQAVKHWRGLRFEGSLYDTPLIQENTMYIYRSKSILRHVDVKYAGTGREYNTTSAIHVEGVPPRMESVSVLHSAFNGVNVTSPNAPIVMTNCTVRNNKGYGIYVNSSSGLALVENSVVLDNGADGIKYVHHDEKPTEKLDRTDNHDLCQLPGTTSQTFPIIIFMEQRRFKLNSEVCTKHIYTRPGHVLTIHFLQMAAERNDTATIEIYDGSSGGERLLASVNVRNGTLPQSVTTTRHNLYIKFTAEARSPMIAFVRLSSGYKKTYDLNVTGSTIADNNGRGIGVEKIRSGLHIHDTSVSNNNHVAGVHVVGAAADINVTDSRISFNNGDGVNVTVYGGNRNISRTSISSNRGYGFAVWLNDSSHSEYISFNQTTVVEYSEVFKNRDVGVLVGNSTGDSYVNITGNWFNGSLEVAVQVESSWRHDGNLLKLQIGHNVFVQNSKLGIRLSPALNIDGCIEYNHFREHSYGGILVRNPLYEEFDTLPATLAIQYNEFYNNRGVFVVSIGLSPYSDVQRLVFTRNFVRDNRIREPLDNGDTQGMRLIPRSKVAAAVVVSSGNVDVFRNILHNPESLYEIGSQLGDQSKVINCTYNWLGFAEEQKIVERLFHRKDRYNLAKIEYLPYLLHSSNPGANTIISNPTFVPQFHTPGTNLVGGEVDGQESLSAGEYVVVRDINVRPGGKLTLRPGVTLRFPPAVGMMVAGKLDARGKGPSDILFTLKEEIVNEVDNETDIENLTEMVMLDPIDTGPPVRLLGGRTNLEGRLQVRIGERWGTVCNYGWTIRDAALVCHQLGLALDPDNWNMERSEIPGAGTNEDIILSNVRCTEDDIDITQCRAETANEFENSCTHENDVGVICSEAAWAGLRFSPLAQRSDLQYITIERAGLLDFTTNALKPALQIDFARHSMDGIKVVENLQDGLGILYSDIYSADAVNTVRNSDFSNNRGSGISFKQLGLKVSNSRLENNRIAGIRHNPALSAVQQREFAGWFDRSPDMTVDTPYNPIVIPQDSGDIELANGETKYVVTAKGGGENLERLINIQCTPGYVIGIQLLNPIHNRSSEQIILHDSQHLDHQGNIWHVERDLTVFPVTSSSFKVIMQYKSGRNSLGGTVIVLTALIAPIQDIRNRIVQGPIPTLLVANTKIKGNNQGIMASYYNRYLDEIGDHFLRKANETIKLINCEISHNREQAIYVVAPHWNVFESNVSEISFHVNNTLITDNGKGILQFSRDLRHSNNLFHWLLQDNTIERNRAGGFDVTLPYVWKYNENFTHSLYFGNNTWRDNEQFGFIVDGHFANLNMTQNVFDNNRCKTGLMSIRGMEKRIEIDNNRIERNSGTYMVEFKADSQSEILGEVHARFFLNEVKRNHYESMTRGFHQMYNTPTYVVGFHGIQKVRVFRNLFGDNTLDYELLAGIKTAKINNEVDVRENWWGTADFGQIRQRIFDFDDWNDHAVANFRPYLTEDTVDSSISVSWEQPISIDLDNLGGRLTETLSLYPREKPYVIRTDITIMPDATLNIYPDVVMEFAPNIGILALGTLKAVGSRGHEIIMRPLSTENPNPEASAKRSLRNIPPLDNIRLCKEGNCTSATHEGFLEYFNHTTLQWIPICDSRFTERNAQVACRQLGYDPLNVFVTSDRRYELHQGSLTRIWSWPEPLQCAGNEERIEDCQIRLNGQLFGHRYECPWDGHFVFVNCGERNLDISRDYWGGIRIANGEFEHHLYEHRIHDVVTHGTVRRIESVLKYVNITGAGILHNEKSAAIQSIMKSPEVTHVSIGQSAYHGINVISPTHTIELLFNGIDNVLGNGVNVLSLTGEGREGDESSFAPIKALNIPYHLFSMIDICDTTKEITIEERVLVYYKYDNNPVNCVKIFRSAYRAKPFGFRFLQFNLFNSTGKPGRADGITLYDGDIYNVTAREIGHLEVDTVHEKQLFRTTGPSLSVRLFANGASGVHGFIAEIVTLPISAIGFNRDVQHNISYSMISNCREEAVRYASAGEVNAIMTLERNQIINNCAKLYGNITTCKAAVTLDVRNTQSIYFRNNLVRGNQGGVLIRAASHGFATSLKGWVHNNLFTDNVNKPTLYVEGRQSSPYQEVTIFRNYFTRNIVPYENNIVLKQVVSNMTLNYLHGNLGMHLLEISGFEKVRLPIYQSTAHNGFYKNLAVDRESRSTIIAGTPGQQYVDNAFFNPDNDYEMSTMNRSRQLEMWTSHVDARHNWWGYNETLAVGGRIKDREDSPDLLQVDYQPFHMSNKSVLTGKCPPAWELVGDTCYIYIGAPMDFYSARDFCRLANASMPFIMGEYIELWKFLRKQQTRFDYSERVWVQQLEKVDQCTMFTYQTIEIDNCMQPNTFICEIDPRVYIDPLSWRKDIVAIGVLSAAGIALGLLAAAVALWVSKSKRRRVERLERRNSIRQSLHSLRSVGSTSGFAELGYRRKPISTKQSTDTLNSRSLDYKKMMNSGSIDSMDKSQLNSSMEDNQSYDVYEAHNPRYSPGARTGVDFKGSSLKKYNQTGRPIDPGFDLSYRNEGFRNHSTFAARDDNNGWPSEGNVGAATGTPAESPTEPMNELSYLNNTSTLPLNSSLTTTDSITDMKRELEVTSAYSPTVDYPSGMAYDIEPLTPGSEPVPEYFTPPPPHPYYYNEERPRSEALLDANLDQAEDKPLRSKSEALLETNFDVFTPTEPTELTQLSLASRSKSQPLETAM, from the exons TTCCTGCCTTCCACGTCACGACGGTGGCACCCAAGCCGTCAAACATTGGCGCGGTCTCAGATTCGAGGGCAGTCTTTACGACACGCCGCTTATCCAAGAAAACACCATGTACATCTACAGATCGAAATCCATCCTTCGACACGTCGACGTCAA ATACGCTGGTACGGGGCGAGAATACAACACAACGTCCGCGATTCACGTCGAAGGTGTTCCGCCGCGTATGGAGTCGGTGTCGGTTCTTCATTCGGCGTTCAACGGAGTGAACGTCACCTCGCCAAACGCGCCGATCGTCATGACCAATTGCACCGTGCGAAACAACAAGG GATACGGGATTTACGTGAACAGCTCCAGCGGTCTCGCCCTCGTGGAGAACTCCGTGGTACTCGACAACGGCGCCGACGGGATAAAGTACGTCCACCACGACGAGAAACCCACGGAGAAGTTGGACAGAACGGACAATCACGATCTATGTCAACTCCCCGGAACTACCAGTCAAACCTTTcccataattattttcatggaACAACGACGGTTCAAATTGAATTCGGAAGTCTGTACCAAA CATATTTACACGAGACCCGGTCACGTACTGACCATTCACTTTCTGCAAATGGCGGCGGAACGGAACGACACAGCAACCATCGAGATCTACGACGGATCCAGCGGCGGGGAAAGACTCCTGGCAAGTGTGAACGTTAGAAACGGAACGTTGCCTCAGAGCGTCACGACGACTCGTCACAATCTGTACATCAAATTTACCGCGGAGGCGCGTTCGCCGATGATCGCCTTCGTCAGACTTTCGTCCGGCTACA AAAAAACCTACGATTTGAACGTAACCGGGAGCACGATAGCTGACAACAACGGGCGTGGGATCGGGGTGGAGAAGATTCGCTCGGGTCTGCATATCCACGATACTTCGGTGTCGAACAACAATCACGTGGCGGGGGTCCACGTCGTCGGGGCAGCGGCTGACATAAACGTAACGGACAGCCGCATATCGTTCAACAACGGGGACGGGGTGAACGTCACCGTTTACGGTGGTAACAGGAACATTTCCCGAACGAGCATCTCTTCTAACCGAGGGTACGGCTTCGCCGTCTGGCTCAACGACAGCTCGCACTCGGAGTACATTTCTTTCAACCAAACCACCGTAGTGGAGTACTCCGAGGTGTTCAAAAACAGGGACGTAGGCGTATTGGTGGGAAATTCAACGGGCGATTCGTACGTCAATATAACGGGGAACTGGTTCAACGGTAGCTTGGAGGTGGCGGTTCAGGTTGAGTCGAGCTGGAGGCACGACGGAAATCTACTCAAGCTACAAATCGGCCATAACGTGTTCGTGCAAAATTCCAAGCTCGGCATAAGACTGAGCCCAGCTCTGAACATCGATGGGTGTATAGAGTACAATCATTTTCGAGAACATTCGTACGGCGGTATACTTGTGCGAAATCCACTTTACGAGGAGTTCGACACGCTACCCGCGACACTGGCTATTCAGTACAACGAATTTTACAACAATCGCGGTGTATTTGTAGTCAGTATCGGACTTTCGCCCTACAGCGATGTCCAGAGGCTGGTATTCACGAGGAATTTCGTGAGAGATAATCGAATTCGCGAACCGCTCGATAACGGGGATACACAGGGAATGAGATTGATACCGAGGTCGAAAGTAGCGGCCGCCGTAGTCGTTTCGTCTGGGAACGTTGATGTGTTCAGGAATATTCTTCACAATCCCGAATCACTTTACGAGATTGGCTCTCAATTGGGCGACCAGAGCAAAGTTATCAACTGTACGTACAATTGGCTTGGATTTGCCGAAGAGCAGAAAATAGTCGAACGATTATTTCACAG GAAGGACAGGTACAATTTGGCAAAAATTGAGTACCTGCCATACCTACTTCACAGCAGTAACCCAGGTGCGAACACGATAATATCGAATCCCACCTTTGTTCCTCAATTTCACACTCCGGGTACAAATTTGGTCGGCGGTGAGGTGGATGGTCAGGAGAGTTTGAGCGCCGGAGAGTACGTAGTCGTGCGAGATATAAACGTCAGACCCGGTGGTAAACTGACTCTACGGCCAGGAGTTACGCTTCGATTTCCACCCGCTGTTGGAATGATGGTAGCCGGAAAGCTGGACGCGAGGGGCAAGGGTCCGAGCGATATCCTGTTCACCCTGAAAGAGGAAATCGTTAACGAGGTCGACAATGAAACCGACATCGAGAATCTCACCGAAATGGTGATGCTGGACCCGATTGACACGGGCCCGCCCGTCAGACTCCTCGGGGGCCGGACAAATCTTGAAGGCAGATTGCAG GTCCGCATAGGAGAGCGGTGGGGGACGGTGTGTAATTACGGATGGACGATCCGGGATGCCGCGTTGGTTTGTCACCAGTTGGGCTTGGCGTTGGATCCGGACAATTGGAACATGGAACGATCGGAGATCCCCGGTGCCGGTACCAACGAGGATATAATTCTGAGCAACGTTCGATGCACGGAAGACGATATCGACATTACTCAATGTCGGGCGGAGACGGCGaacgaattcgaaaattcctgCACTCATGAAAATGACGTCGGTGTCATTTGCTCGGAGGCTGCCTGGGCTGGTCTCAGGTTCAGCCCTTTGGCCCAGAGAAGCGACCTCCAGTACATAACCATAGAACGAGCTGGTTTACTCGATTTTACTACCAACGCGTTGAAACCCG CGCTGCAAATTGATTTTGCCAGACATTCGATGGATGGCATAAAGGTTGTGGAAAATCTGCAGGACGGACTTGGGATTTTGTACTCCGACATTTATTCTGCTGACGCAGTGAATACCGTCAGGAACAGCGATTTCTCGAATAATCGCGGCAGCGGAATCAGTTTCAAACAGCTCGGtttgaaagtttcaaattccagATTAGAAAACAACAGAATAGCAGGTATCAGGCACAACCCTGCCCTATCCGCGGTACAGCAAAGAGAATTCGCTGGGTGGTTCGATCGCTCGCCAGACATGACCGTCGACACCCCTTACAATCCCATCGTCATACCCCAAGACAGTGGTGACATAGAATTGGCCAATGGTGAAACGAAGTACGTCGTCACCGCCAAGGGAGGCGGGGAGAATCTCGAACGTTTGATAAACATTCAGTGTACACCGGGCTACGTAATCGGTATCCAGCTGTTGAATCCCATCCACAATCGTAGCTCGGAGCAGATAATCCTCCACGACTCTCAGCATTTGGACCATCAAGGCAACATTTGGCACGTCGAGAGGGATCTCACCGTCTTTCCGGTTACCTCAAGTTCGTTCAAAGTTATCATGCAATATAAGAGTGGCCGTAATTCCCTCGGTGGCACGGTCATTGTACTCACAGCACTCATAGCTCCCATTCAG GATATTCGTAATCGAATCGTTCAGGGGCCCATCCCAACGCTGCTCGTTGCGAACACAAAAATCAAAGGCAACAATCAGGGTATCATGGCGTCCTATTACAACCGTTACCTGGATGAGATCGGCGATCATTTTTTGCGAAAAGCAAATGAaacgataaaattgatcaattgcgAGATATCCCACAACAGGGAACAGGCGATCTACGTAGTGGCGCCTCATTGGAACGTATTCGAGTCAAACGTATCGGAGATTTCGTTCCACGTGAATAATACACTGATCACCGACAATGGGAAAGGGATATTGCAATTCAGCCGTGATTTGAGGCATTCGAACAACCTGTTCCACTGGCTCCTACAGGACAACACCATCGAGAGGAACCGTGCCGGTGGATTCGATGTTACGCTACCGTACGTCTGGAAATACAACGAAAACTTTACGCACTCGTTATACTTTGGTAATAATACATGGCGCGATAACGAACAATTCGGTTTCATCGTAGACGGTCATTTTGCCAATTTGAATATGACGCAGAACGTGTTCGATAACAATCGTTGCAAGACAGGGCTGATGTCCATACGTGGAATGGAAAAACGCATAGAAATTGACAACAACAGAATCGAAAGAAACAGTGGCACCTACATGGTAGAATTCAAGGCTGACAGTCAGTCGGAAATATTGGGCGAGGTGCACGCGAGATTTTTCCTCAACGAAGTCAAGCGGAATCACTACGAGAGCATGACCAGAGGTTTTCACCAGATGTACAATACGCCGACCTACGTGGTCGGTTTTCACGGTATTCAAAAGGTGCGAGTCTTCAGAAATCTATTCGGAGATAACACGTTGGACTACGAGCTATTGGCTGGCATCAAAACAGCTAAGATAAATAACGAAGTGGATGTAAGAGAGAATTGGTGGGGCACTGCAGATTTTGGCCAAATAAG GCAAAGGATCTTCGACTTTGACGATTGGAACGATCATGCGGTGGCGAATTTCAGGCCCTACCTGACCGAAGATACGGTAGACTCTTCGATTTCGGTATCGTGGGAACAACCGATATCAATTGACTTGGATAATCTGGGCGGACGATTGACCGAAACTCTTTCACTTTATCCGCGCGAAAAGCCCTACGTCATCCGAACAGATATCACCATAATGCCCGATGCTACTTTGAACATTTACCCCGATGTCGTGATGGAGTTTGCACCGAACATTGGAATCCTTGCTCTCGGAACGTTGAAAGCTGTTGGATCCAGGGGCCATGAAATCATCATGAGACCCCTGAGTACGGAAAACCCGAATCCCGAGGCCTCGGCAAAGCGAAGTTTGCGCAACATACCACCCTTGGACAACATACGATTGTGCAAAGAAGGCAACTGCACATCTGCAACCCACgaag GTTTTTTGGAATACTTCAACCACACAACGTTGCAATGGATCCCCATATGCGACTCACGTTTTACCGAACGTAACGCGCAAGTTGCATGTCGCCAATTGGGCTATGATCCGCTGAACGTTTTTGTAACCAGCGATCGCAGATATGAGCTTCATCAAGGCTCGCTAACTCGAATCTGGTCGTGGCCGGAGCCCTTGCAG TGCGCTGGCAACGAGGAGCGTATCGAAGACTGCCAAATTCGATTGAACGGGCAATTATTCGGGCACCGTTACGAGTGCCCGTGGGACGGCCATTTCGTCTTCGTCAACTGCGGTGAAAGAAACCTGGACATCTCACGCGATTATTGGGGCGGTATTCGGATAGCTAACGGAGAATTCGAACACCATTTGTACGAGCATCGCATCCACGACGTTGTGACGCACGGTACTGTACGGAGAATTGAATCCGTACTCAAGTACGTCAACATCACTGGCGCCGGTATTTTGCACAACGAAAAATCGGCGGCTATTCAATCGATCATGAAATCCCCGGAAGTTACTCACGTCAGCATCGGTCAGAGCGCTTATCATGGAATCAACGTTATTTCCCCCACGCACACG ATTGAACTTTTGTTTAACGGGATCGATAACGTCTTGGGCAACGGTGTGAACGTTCTGTCGTTGACCGGAGAAGGTCGGGAGGGCGACGAGAGTTCATTTGCACCGATAAAAGCGTTGAACATACCTTATCATTTGTTCAGCATGATCGATATCTGTGATACCACGAAAGAAATAACTATAGAGGAACGAGTGCTCGTTTATTACAAGTACGACAACAATCCCGTCAATTGCGTGAAAATATTTAGGAGTGCTTACAGAGCGAAACCGTTCGGATTCag ATTTTTGCAATTCAATCTGTTCAATTCGACCGGGAAACCTGGTCGCGCCGATGGAATTACGTTGTACGATGGAGACATTTATAACGTGACAGCTCGGGAAATCGGGCATCTGGAAGTCGATACCGTACACGAAAAGCAATTGTTCCGAACAACAGGCCCGAGTCTTAGCGTCAGACTGTTCGCCAATGGTGCCAGCGGTGTTCACGGGTTTATAGCAGAGATCGTAACGTTGCCCATATCTGCAATAGGATTCA ATCGTGATGTTCAACACAATATATCGTATTCGATGATATCAAATTGTCGCGAGGAGGCTGTTAGATATGCAAGTGCCGGAGAAGTGAATGCAATAATGACGTTGGAGCGAAATCAAATTATAAACAACTGTGCAAAGCTCTACGGCAATATAACGACATGTAAAGCAGCTGTTACATTGGACGTCCGTAATACACAGTCCATTTATTTTCGC AATAATCTAGTGCGAGGTAATCAAGGTGGGGTGTTGATCCGAGCGGCATCCCACGGATTCGCTACATCTCTCAAAGGATGGGTCCATAACAATTTGTTTACGGACAATGTTAACAAACCTACATT ATACGTCGAAGGACGACAGAGCAGTCCTTATCAGGAAGTGACGATATTCCGAAATTATTTCACAAGAAACATAGTACCgtacgaaaataatatcgtctTAAAGCAGGTAGTCAGTAATATGACCCTGAATTACTTGCACGGAAATCTTGGAATGCATTTACTCGAGATTTCCGGATTCGAAAAAGTTCGACTGCCAATATATCAAAGTACTGCGCACAACGGATTCTACAA AAATCTTGCCGTGGACAGGGAGAGTAGGAGCACGATTATCGCAGGCACACCTGGGCAACAATACGTAGACAATGCCTTCTTCAATCCCGACAACGATTACGAAATGTCGACGATGAACAGATCGCG CCAATTGGAAATGTGGACATCGCACGTGGATGCGAGACACAACTGGTGGGGTTACAACGAAACCCTAGCCGTAGGTGGTAGGATAAAGGATCGCGAAGATTCGCCGGATCTTCTTCAGGTCGATTATCAACCGTTTCACATGTCCAACAAGAGCGTTTTAACGGGCAAGTGTCCACCTGCCTGGGAACTGGTAGGGGATACgtgttacatatacataggtgcTCCCATGGACTTTTATTCGGCAAGGGACTTCTGCAGG CTGGCGAACGCGTCGATGCCGTTCATAATGGGCGAATATATCGAGCTGTGGAAATTCCTTAGAAAACAACAGACACGTTTCGATTATTCCGAACGTGTGTGGGTGCAGCAGTTGGAGAAAGTTGACCAGTGCACGATGTTCACGTACCAGACGATTGAAATCGATAACTGTATGCAGCCGAACACTTTTATTTGCGAAATTG ATCCGAGAGTGTACATCGACCCGTTGTCTTGGAGAAAAGACATAGTCGCTATCGGGGTATTGAGTGCTGCCGGAATAGCGTTGGGACTCCTAGCAGCCGCTGTTGCGTTGTGGGTGTCGAAATCAAAGAGAAGACGAGTCGAACGTCTGGAAAGGCGCAACTCTATCAGGCAATCGTTACATTCTCTTCGATCTGTGGGATCTACGTCGGGTTTTGCCGAGCTCGGTTATAGAAGGAAACCAATTTCC ACGAAGCAATCCACCGATACGCTGAACTCCAGGTCCCTGGATTACAAGAAAATGATGAACAGCGGCAGCATAGATTCCATGGACAAGTCGCAGCTGAACTCGTCGATGGAAGACAATCAGAGTTACGACGTTTACGAAGCTCACAATCCCCGCTACTCACCGGGCGCAAGAACCGGCGTTGACTTCAAAGGGAGCAGTTTGAAAAAGTATAATCAAACCGGGCGTCCGATCGATCCCGGTTTCGACCTTTCCTACAGAAACGAAGGTTTCAGGAATCACTCGACCTTTGCTGCGAGGGACGATAACAACGGATGGCCGTCGGAGGGTAACGTCGGTGCCGCAACAGGTACGCCCGCTGAAAGTCCTACGGAACCGATGAACGAGCTCTCTTACCTGAACAATACCTCCACCTTGCCGTTGAATTCGAGCTTGACGACCACCGATTCCATAACCGATATGAAACGCGAGCTGGAGGTAACGTCCGCGTACAGTCCCACGGTCGACTACCCCTCGGGTATGGCCTACGATATCGAACCGTTGACTCCTGGTTCCGAACCGGTGCCGGAATATTttacccccccacccccgcacCCCTATTATTATAACGAGGAGAGGCCTAGGAGCGAAGCTCTTCTTGACGCTAATCTAGATCAAGCAGAGGATAAACCGTTACGTTCTAAAAGCGAGGCTTTACTCGAAACTAACTTTGACGTATTCACGCCTACAGAACCGACGGAATTGACCCAACTCTCGTTAGCGTCTCGCAGCAAAAGCCAGCCACTCGAAACGGCTATGTAA